One Stratiformator vulcanicus genomic window, GGCAACCGCGCGGTTACGATGGGTGAGATTCATTCCACCCACTTCCGCATTATTTCAGCGCCGCCCTCGCCATGAGTCTCGGTCATAAATTGCAGCGACCGTTCCGCGCCGTCAGCCGTGCCGGTTTCGATTTCATCCATCCGCGGATTCTCATCTACAACCAGTGTTGGGAAGATCCGCGTCTCGATCGCAAGGCGTTGGAGCTCGGCCCGGACGACTCGGTCGCGATGATCACGTCGGCCGGGTGCAACGCGCTCGACTACGCGCTCGTCGGCCCCAAAGCGGTGCACGCGATCGACATGAATCCGAATCAGACGGCTCTGCTCGAGCTCAAGCAGACCGCGATTCGGAATTTGTCCTTCGAGGATTTCTTCGACCTGTTCGGCAAAGGGTCGTCGCCGCGTTGGAAAGAGATATACCGCGACACACTTCGCCCCGAATTGTCGGAACGCGCTCAGAAAATCTGGGATCGCCAAGGCAGCTTTTTTGAGGTCCGGCGCAGGCGGTCGAGCTTCTACTTCCGCGGCTCCTCCGGCACGTTCGCGTGGATCGTCAACATGTACATCGACCGCATCGCCAAGGTGCGGGACGTCATTAACGAATTGCTCGAAGCCGAGTCGGTCGAGGCGCAGACCGAGATTTATCGCCGGCACCGCATGAACGAAATTTTCTGGAAGCCGATGCTAAAGTGGATGCTCCGTCGTGACGCGACACTCGCAATGCTCGGCGTCCCGCAGCCGCAGCGACGAATCCTCGACCAAGGATACCCCGGCGGCATCGTGCAATTCGTCGTCGATCGCGTCGATGAGGTCTTCACAAGACTTCCGCTCTCGGACAACTATTTCTGGCGGGTCTACTTAACCGGTTCGTATTCCGAGGACTGTTGCCCGGAATACCTGACACGAGCGGGCTTCGATCAACTTCGAGACGGCGCCGTCGACCGGGTGCATCGCCATACCACGACCGTGACCGACTTCCTGAACGGACACGACGAGCCGATCTCACGTTTTGTTTTGCTTGATCACATGGACTGGCTCAGCGTGCCGAAGCGCAAGCACCTGCTCGACGCCGAATGGCAGGCGATCGTCGACAGCGCCGCGCCGAACACGCGGCTGCTGTGGCGCAGCGCCGGACTTGATGTCGACTTTATTGATCCGATCGAGGTGACGATCGACGGCGAACAACGACGCGTCGGCGATGTGCTCAACTACCACCCCGAATTAGCAGCCGAGCTTCACAAGATTGATCGAGTCAACACGTACGGCAGCTTCTATATCGCGGACCTAAATTCGTCGGCTTAAGATTGGCGCCCCCTATATGAACGCGACCAAACAAGCCCGACGCCCAAGCGAGGGACGCGAGGGAAAACTCACGAGTCTCTTCCGCGATTGACCGCCAACCGAAATTACTGATTCGACTTCGTTAAGACCATTCTCCATGTCTGCTTCGGCCGGAATTTTTAACGACCTGCGCATCCTCTGGCAGCTCACGTTTAATCGCGTCAAAGGTGATTCCCACGCCGAGCGGCTCGAAAGTTTCTACCGGCATCAAGCCTCTGGGTATGACGCCTATCGCCGCCGTCTGCTTCACGGTCGGACCGACATGATTCAATCCCTGCCCGTCGTCGAAGGCGGTACGTGGATTGATATGGGAGCCGGCACCGGCGAGAACGTCGAGCACATGGGCGACAACCTTTCGAAATTTGGGAAGGTCTATCTGCTCGATCTCTGTAGGCCACTACTGAAAATCGGAGAGGAACGGGTTGCTGAAAAAAATTGGCAGAACGTCGAACCGGTCCACGGCGATGCCACCGCGTGGACGCCAACCGAAGGAGCAGGGCAGGTCGATCTCGTCACGTTCTCCTATTCATTGACGATGATTCCCGATTGGTTCGCCGCGATCGAACACGCCTACCGCTTACTCAAGCCGGGCGGCACAATCGGGATTGCCGACTTCTACGTCGCTCGCAAACACGCCGGCGAATCCGAACGTCGCCACGGCTGGCTGACCCGCGAATTCTGGCAGACGTTTTTCGCGGTCGACAACGTCTTCTTAAGTCCCGATCACCTGCCTTATCTCAAGAACCGGTTCGAAACGGTTCAAATCAAGGAACGTTTCGGGTCCGTCCCCATCGTCCCTTTCCTGTATGCTCCGTACTATATTTATCTGGGTCGAAAGCCCGATGACGTCGCAGCCCCGGAGTAACAGCCGTGCGCAATTCCCGACCGAATCCGTTCTCTTATTCGCAGGAAATTGACGGTCGCTGGAAACGGGTCCTCGCCCGGCAGGTGGAGAACCTCTCAGGTCTGCGAAAGCTCGGCCGGGTCTACGAAGAAGAGCGTCGCGAGGCCGACCGCTACCCCAACCCCTGGGCAGTCGCACTGGGGGCACTTGATTTGCGAGTGCATATCAGCGGGCCCGTCGAGGACATCCCACGCCAAGGGCCATTAGTCGTCATCGCCAACCACCCGTTCGGCGTGGTCGACGGCATGATCCTGTGTGATCTGATCGCCCGCGTCCGACATGACTACCGCGTGATCATTAACCGCGTCCTCGAATCGGTCGAAGACATCCGGCCCTACCTGCTGCCGATCGACTTCACCGGCACAAAAGAGGCCACGCGGGTTAATCTGGAGTCACGCAAACAGGCTCGCCAATTCTTAAAAGAGGGCGGCTGCGTCATCCTGTTTCCGGCCGGCGGCGTCTCGACCTCCAAAGGCCCCCTCGGCCCCGCCGTCGACCCCGAGTGGGGCACCTTCGCAGCGAGACTGATCTTACAGAGCAAAGCCGACGTCCTACCGGTCTACTTCCACGGCCAAAACTCCCGCCTCTTCCAAGTCGTCAGCCAGTTCAGCAAAACACTAAGGCTCGCCCTGTTGGCCCGCGAGGTGCGCAAAAAGGTCGGCGAGGCGGTGGAGGTCACCGTGAGACCAGTTTGCCATTTCCGCGACTATGCCGAAATAAACGACGCGCAAACGCTCACGACAACGCTTCGTAGAGCGGTTGACGGAAAGTCGACTTGTTAGACGGCAACAAAAAACGCCCCGACGTTTCCGTGGGGCGTTTGCGGGTTATCTATCTGCAACTTCTTAAAACGCACCGACTGTTTGCCGGTCCTTACGATTCAAGAGCCGTTGAAAGACCGCCGAGCCATTAGCCGTTGCATCCTGCCCGGGATTCTGCTCAATGTTCTCACTAATGAAATGCACCGAGCCATCGGCTAGAACGAATTGAACGCCACCCGAATGCGGACTACTGAAACCCATATAAGGGCTTCCGCAAGTTGGGTCGTTTAATTGGCACAGCGTGTTCGAAGCGATGACCGAATTTGCGTATTCTTCGCCTTGATCAATCCGAGTGGTATTACCGACAGCAGGAGTGCCCAGGGCAACACCCGCGCCAGCCACCGTGCCATCTCGGAAGGAAAATATCCGCTCACCGACCATAATCGTATTGCTCGTTCCATCAGCCACGTTTTGGAAGGCAACCGACGCGCCGAACACTAGCATACCGTCGATCCGGCCATTCGTAACGACGAGTTCGACATCCGAGCCGGGACCGGCGGTTGCGACGTTGTGATCATCTTCATCCATCACGCCGATGTAGTTCGACGTTGCCAGCAAGAAATCAGTTCCGTCATTGAAAGGCCGCTCATCATTCAGTTGCGGGCCGGTATCGGACGGGCATCGAAATCCGGGAAGAATCGATTGAACCGCAGTACGATCGGCGTCGGCAATCGTCGTCTGCCCGACCTGTAACCGGTCATAGAGCGGCTGCTGATCCATTTGAGCCAGAATGCGAGCGCCCCAAGCCCAGTGCCCCTCAGTATCAGTTCGGTTCCCAGTCGAATTTACCGATACTCCGATTGGCAACATGTCGTAGACGTCGTGATAGTTGTGCAGCGCCAGCCCGATCTGTTTCAAGTTGTTCTGGCACGCATTTCGCCGCGCCGCCTCTCGAGCCTGCTGAACTGCTGGCAAAAGTAGCGCGATCAAGATCGCGATGATCGCAATCACGACCAGCAATTCGATCAGTGTAAATCCGCGAGCGCGAGATGATTTGTGCGACATGATATCCTGAAGTGTTAAGTTATTTGGCATTTCGCCAATGGGCCGAATGAAACGAACACCTTTTAAAAGGCTCCAATTGAATTACCGTCGCGACGATTTGCGAGACGCTGAAACACGCCGGAGTTGGCATTTCGACCGTCCACGCCGCTGACGAACTCAATATTTTCGCTGATGAAATGCACGGAGCCGTCGGCCATGACGAACTGCATGCCGCCAGCATGAGAGCTCGCGTAAGTTCGGCGGAAACTATCATCTGAACTGCAGTTAGCCTCGACCGGGTTGAGAGGACAGCTCGTGGCCAGATTCATGACTGAGGTCAGTCCTGTCCAGCCATAGCCCGTTCCTTCAAGAATCGAAGGCGATGCATAGATCAACGCACCGTTCTTGCGTGGCGTGTAGCCGTCTCGATAGGCCCAGACGCGTTCGCCGAGAGCTATCGTGTTACTTGTACCGTCGGAAATGTCTCCGGTATTAAGAGATAGGCCAATCCCGAAGACGCCGTCGAACGAGGTTGGTCGTTTCTTCTGCGTCTTTTTGAACAAGGCACGCGGCGTTGTATTCCCTTCGTCCTGCTCTTCGAAATAACCCCGACTCGTCGACGTATCTTCGAAGTTCGCCACGTAATTACTAGAAGCGTGCGAATCGCCGTTAATCTCATTTGCACTATTAAGTTTCGGCATCTCATCCGACGGACACAGAAAGACCGGCAATGATGTTTGGAGTGCCGAGAGCGGCGAACTCGAAACGGGAAGCACTGTCATTTCGAGTTGTTCGTATAACGGCTGTTGATCGAGGAACGGCAAAATCCGCGCCCCCCAAGCCCAAACACCACTGGCGTTTTGCAATGCGTTGTAATTCGTAGTCGAATTATTGAGCCAGGCGTTGTTCGGCGTTACGCCGGGCGGAAAAGCGCTGTTCGCGTCGTGGTAGTTATGCAGTGCCAGCCCCAACTGCTTTAAGTTATTCTTGCACTGACTCCGACGCGCGGCCTCTCGAGCCTGCTGAACGGCGGGAAGCAACAACGCGATCAATATCGCGATGATTGCGATGACCACCAGCAACTCGATCAGAGTGAAACCACGTCTTGTCCCTAATTGATCAGTCATTATTTTCAACAACAATTAAAGGATCGGCTCGTCAATGAAATACTTGCCATTACTCTCGCCAGCACTAGAAGGCTCCCACCGTGTTACCATCGCGACGGTTCGCCAAGCGTTGAAAGACGCCCGAGTTCGCATTACGACCGTCGAGACTCGTCGAGAAATCAATGTTCTCGCCGATAAACTGAACTGAGCCGTCCGCCATCGCGAAGTGGACGCCCCCCGCGTGAGCGCTGTGATAAGTCCAATCATAATCTTGAGAACAGGTGGCCGCGGTCGGATTGAGGCCGCATCTGGACGCCAGACCGAAGACCGAAGACCCCGCGGAATCAGTCTGAATGATATTGTTCCCTTCAAGGACCGAGCGAGCCCCATAGATTGTGCCAGCCTCTGCGATTGTACCGTCTTTTAAAGCCCACGCGCGTTCGCCAATCGCAATAGTATTGCTCGACCCGTCCGAAATATCGGTCACTTTAATCCCGACTGAGTAAACGAGCACCCCATCTTGGTTTCCGTTTGTATCCAGCTTCGCACCCTCGGCGTTGGCATACTGCCGCGTGTCATCGAAGTTTCCGACATAGTTCGAAGTAGCGACCGAAATCGTTGTCCCCCCACCGCCACTTGCGGTATTGAATGTACGGCCTGAATTGACCTCAGGGGCTTCGTCCGACGGACAGCGGAAGACGTCTAGACCTCGCTCGATATCATCACGATCAGCGACGCGGCTCAGAAAATGAACATTGTTGATATTCAATCGCTCGTACAACGCTTGTTGTTCCAAGAATGGCAGCAAACGAGCCCCCCAGCTCCAAAACCCGACATCGGGGTCATTTCGGTGATTTGCTGGGACCGAGGTTGGATTAACCATTCCGATCGGAAACATGCCGTTGGCATCATGGTAGTTGTGTAAAGCAATGCCGAGCTGCTTCAGATTATTCTTACACTGGCTCCGACGCGCGGCCTCTCGAGCCTGCTGAACGGCGGGAAGCAACAACGCGATCAATATCGCGATGATTGCGATGACCACCAGCAACTCGATCAGAGTGAAACCACGTCTGCCGGAATCTTTAATTGTTCGTCGATTATTGACCACTGTTTCCCCTCGATGAGCTTGAGCGATTGACTTCGTTCGTATCTGAAGAATTAGAACTTGCCGACGGTCATTCCATCCACTCGATTGACAAGCCGATTGAGGACACCAGAGTTGGCAAGCCGAGCATCGCCTGAGCTTCCGCAGCAGGTGAAGGAAATGTTTTCACTCAGAAAATGGACCGACCCGTCACCGAACACGAACTGGGAACCACCGGCGTGCTTGCTGCTGAATCCATTGCCAGCAGCACGGCGTGCCTCGGTCTCATTGGTGTCGAAGTCGCCAACACCGGCCCCGTTGATGCCGCCATAGCCCAGCGTTGCGAACGCTAAATTGATCCCGTTACTGTCTTGCGCCCCGTTTAGCCGACGAGTGGCATAAGCAAATGCCCCGTATGCCCGGTTCGGATAGGAGGTGTCGACCTGAAAAGCCCGCTCGCCGACAAGAATGGTGTTACTCGTACCGTCTTTAATCATATCCAGGGTATAGGCGACATCGATTCCGAAAGCACCACTAAACTCCTCCCGGTCGCCTATGATCCCTGATCCGCCCCAAGTATTTTGTCGCAAGATATCACTCGTACTGGAGACGTAGCTCGAATAGGCGGCAGGAACGTCATTGTTGAAGTCTTGAAACGGGTGAATCGGATCGACTTCGTCAGCCGGGCACCGATACTCCGCCATCGGAGTACTGATCAATGCGCCAGCCGCTTCAGGGCTCTGTCGTCCGGGTGAAAATTGATCGTAGAGTGGCGCCTCATCCATATACGGCAATATGAAGCAACTCCAAATCCAGTGCCCCCGCGTATTCGTGTAGCTCCCGTTGACGTTCGCCCCATACAGCCAAACCGATGCTCCGGTCGGCAGGTAGCCGAAGGTGTCACTGTAGTTATGCATCGCCAGACCAATTTGCTTCAAATTGTTTTGACAGGCACTTCGCTGCGCGGCGGCGCGTGCCTGCTGCACGGCTGGCAACAGAAGGGCGATCAGGATCGCAATAATTGCGATGACCACCAGCAATTCGATCAACGTGAATCCACGAACCCGATCATGACGCATGAGCTAACTCCAAACCAATTGTATGAATTCAGTACGAATGCCTTCGACGGCAAGAACCACTGAGGTGTTTCCGCGTTAGAATTTCCCGATGGGCTGACCATCATTCCGGCTGCAAAGCCGTTGCAAGACGCCATAATTTCTTGACGAAGGCGCACTGGGGGTGCCCCCAAGCGTCGGGTCGGCATCGAAGTCAATATTCTCACCCAAGAAGTGAACAGAGCCGTCGGCCATCAAAACGAACGCGCCCCCCGGATGCTCGCTTCCGATCGCCCCCATCGTGTTCGGGTAACAGTTGCGGCGCTGCTCGTTATTGTCCCACGAGTCTATACTGTTGATTGGCCGGCCTCCTGTGGCAAGAACGGCGCCCTGCGTTCCCGAATGCGTGTAAAGTGTTGAAGTTGAGCACTGCGTTCCGGTCCGCCCCAGGTTCGAAAAACCGAGAGCAATTCCAGCCGCATTCCCGTAAGCCGGCTTTTGCCAACTCGCCAAACCGACTTGAACCTCGGGACCCCATGCCGCCTCGGCCATCGCGATCGTATTGCTTGTCCCGTCCGTGACGTCGCGTAACCGGAGAGAGGTATTAATTCCGAACAACCCGTCAAAGTTCGTCGACCCCTCAAGCGGTAAAGACCGGAATGCGTTAGAGTCATTCATCGCCCGATAGTTCGATATCGCCAGAGCATAATTTAAGATGCCCGAGTGCTTAAGCCGCCGGGTGTTCAACTTGTCGGCACTCGTGCTCGGGCACCGAAATGCGGGAAGAGCCTTCTGCAATTCATTCTGATTATTGCTGAGAGCCTGTTGAAAAGTCCGGTCACCCGGTTGCAGTGTTTTGAATAGTGCTCCCTGATCGAGGTAGGGCAAGATGAGCGAACCCCAACCCCAGTAACCTTGGCTGCCCGATTCGGTATCGCCTGAGCTGTTGTTATTGATCGCTGCGTTCGGGTCATTGGTGTGAGCGGAAGCCCCCATCGGAAACCGCGACAGCGCCTCATGATAGTTGTGCAGAGCCAACCCGATTTGCTTCAGATTGTTCTGACACTGGCTCCGCCTGGCCGCCTCGCGGGCTTGCTGCACGGCGGGCAGCAGCAGGGCGATCAGGATCGCGATGATCGCGATCACCACGAGCAGTTCGATGAGCGTGAATCCGCGGCGCGAGGCGCGAAGGCCGGCGTGGACCTGCATTCCGTTCTCCAATGATCAGAGTTTTCTGTGACGATGCACCCGGCTCGTGAAATTCTGCCGGCACATCGCGATGCGGGGAAATCCCGCAAGAAATTTTGAATTGTCTGCCCGATTCCACGTAGCGACGGGGGAAGTGAATACGCCCCTACGAAGACATACTACCTGCGACTGGCCCTCTTATCAACACGTGCTGATATACTTCGCCCACTGAGGTAGCACCTGTAAATGCCGATCTCGCAGAAATATTCTCAAGAAATCTGGTCGGATTGATAATTTTTGCCCAATTGACGTTCGACCAGATTCTGCGACGATGCCGCGAACCTCATGATTTCTGAGTCCCCTCCTGCCCAACGCCGAGGACACCGATATGACGCAAACCGCATCCAAAAAACGAGTTATGATTTTCGCCGGGGCTGATTACGAGGACCTTGAATTGTGGTATCCGAAGCTCAGGCTGGAAGAGGCGGGGTGCGACGTTGTGCTCGCGGGAGCGGCTGCGGGCGAAGCATTTCAGGGAAAACACGGCTACCCCTGCCGGACCGATGCCTGCGTTGATGAGCTCTCAGCGGCCGATTTCGACGGCCTCGTCTGCCCCGGCGGGTGGATGCCCGACAAATTGCGGCGGCACGAAAAAGTGCTCTCGCTGACTCGCGACTTCCATGAGGCCGGCAAATTGGTGGCTGCGATCTGTCACGGCGGGTGGATTCCTATATCCGCGGACATCTACGAAGGTGTGCGCGTTACGGGATCCCCCGGAATCAAAGACGATCTGGTCAACGCCGGAGCCGCGTGGGAGGACGCGTCGGTCGTCGTCGATCGGCATTTCGTCTCGAGCCGACGTCCTGACGACCTGCCTGATTTTATGAAAGGGATTTTCGAAGTCATTGGCTGACGGTTATGTTGATCAGCCCGGCACCGCTTGAATCACTGAGATCAGCAGCGGTTCTCGAACGTCGGGAACAGCCGGTGCTGACTCATTTCGCGTGATCGAGGAAAACATCGATGGTCCGAAGTCGCGTCCGCTCTGCCTCTTGCAGTTGGGTGGTCTTGCTGTTGGTTTTCGGTGTGTCGTTAGTTTCAAGCGCGGCAGAGCCTGTTGAAGCCCGGCACCCGTTGCGGCCGATCGAACGGCTGCTGGTTGAGTTGGCGTCCCCTGACTTTGCCGTTCGCGTGGCCGCCGAGCAGGAACTGGTAGCCCACGGCGAGCCGGCCATCGAACCGCTCGCGAACGTGATGGATGAGAAGTATCCCGAAGTCACCGCCCGCGCGCTGGCCGCAATGACCGAGATCGCGTGGGCCGCCCGGGACGACGATCGCTGGGACATCGTCGACAAGGTCATGACCTTGCTCGAAGACGCGGGCAAAACGGACGACCCGCTGGTCGCGATGATGGCCCAAGGCCGACTCGATGAGCAAGAACCGCTCGATGAAAAGAGGATGGTCGCCAAGGTCCGTGAACTGGGCGCGATCGTTGAAATGATCGAGGACAAAACTCCGGACGCTAACGGCAACCGGCAGAACGCCGCGCAGATTCAGCACGTCTTCCTTGGACATCGTTGGAAGGGTGGCGAAGAAGGGCTGCGTTACATCGGCCGTCTCGCACCGTTCCAAACCCTTTATTTCACGAAGAATGCCAAAGTCTCCGAGCAAGCGTTGCTGAAGTTAAGGCAGTCCCGACCGCAAATGACATTGCAGCGTCGAGGACCGACCAAATTGGGCGTGTCCGCCGACCCGTTTGCGGGCGTGTGCCGTGTGGGCGAAGTCACTCCTGATTCTCCCGCCGACCGGGCCGGGATTCGATCCGGCGACGTAATCACGTCGTTTAACGGCCAGGAAATCACCACGCTGCAGTCTCTCGTTCTGGCCATTGAGGACGTCATTCCGGGCGACAAAGTCGACGTGATGATTCAACGCGGGTTTACCGACGTGGAACTGGACGTCACCATGAGGCGGTGGGGCGAATGAGTGCGGAAGAGGAGCCGTCAGATGGTGGACGGCCGGGACAGATCGTACTCGCTTCGAGCTCACCGCGGCGACGGGAATTGCTCGAACTGATCGTCGACGCAAGCCGAATCGAAGTCGTTCCACCTCCCGATGCCCGTGAGCAATCACTCGATCACCTTCGATCGGTCCCGGAGATCGTTCAGGGTGTTTGCTCAATCGCCAGTCAGAAGGCCCGCAGCGTCGGTGAAATACTCGGCAGTCGCAACGATGTCGCGGCGATCGTGGCGGCCGATACGACGGTCATCGTTGATGACCGCGACCAAGCCCGCTCGCTCGGAAAACCGGACGGATCGTGCTGGCGTGATCAGGTCAGCGAGTGGTTTCGGCGATACTACTCCGGGCAAACTCACTCTGTGGTCACGGGTGTGTGCGTGATCGCGGCGGGAAGGCAGTTCGACTTTTCGGTGACGACGGCTGTCACAATGGTCGACGATCTGGATCGCCATCTCGAATGGTATCTTGCCACCGAAGAACCACTCGGAAAGGCAGGGGGATATGCGATTCAGGGTGCCGGTGCGACCCTCGTCAAACGAGTCGACGGCAGCCTGACCAACGTCGTCGGGCTTCCGCTGCGCGAACTCAACGATCTCTTTGGCGAGTTGGGAATCGATGTCGGCTGACCTGGCTACGCCGCCCCGACCCGGCCTCCGGATCGGCGACCGCGAACTCGCAACACGATACTTTCTGGCCCCGCTGGCCGGATACACGCACCTTGCCTTCCGGACGGCGATTCGCGA contains:
- a CDS encoding DUF3419 family protein, whose translation is MSLGHKLQRPFRAVSRAGFDFIHPRILIYNQCWEDPRLDRKALELGPDDSVAMITSAGCNALDYALVGPKAVHAIDMNPNQTALLELKQTAIRNLSFEDFFDLFGKGSSPRWKEIYRDTLRPELSERAQKIWDRQGSFFEVRRRRSSFYFRGSSGTFAWIVNMYIDRIAKVRDVINELLEAESVEAQTEIYRRHRMNEIFWKPMLKWMLRRDATLAMLGVPQPQRRILDQGYPGGIVQFVVDRVDEVFTRLPLSDNYFWRVYLTGSYSEDCCPEYLTRAGFDQLRDGAVDRVHRHTTTVTDFLNGHDEPISRFVLLDHMDWLSVPKRKHLLDAEWQAIVDSAAPNTRLLWRSAGLDVDFIDPIEVTIDGEQRRVGDVLNYHPELAAELHKIDRVNTYGSFYIADLNSSA
- a CDS encoding class I SAM-dependent methyltransferase yields the protein MSASAGIFNDLRILWQLTFNRVKGDSHAERLESFYRHQASGYDAYRRRLLHGRTDMIQSLPVVEGGTWIDMGAGTGENVEHMGDNLSKFGKVYLLDLCRPLLKIGEERVAEKNWQNVEPVHGDATAWTPTEGAGQVDLVTFSYSLTMIPDWFAAIEHAYRLLKPGGTIGIADFYVARKHAGESERRHGWLTREFWQTFFAVDNVFLSPDHLPYLKNRFETVQIKERFGSVPIVPFLYAPYYIYLGRKPDDVAAPE
- a CDS encoding lysophospholipid acyltransferase family protein: MRNSRPNPFSYSQEIDGRWKRVLARQVENLSGLRKLGRVYEEERREADRYPNPWAVALGALDLRVHISGPVEDIPRQGPLVVIANHPFGVVDGMILCDLIARVRHDYRVIINRVLESVEDIRPYLLPIDFTGTKEATRVNLESRKQARQFLKEGGCVILFPAGGVSTSKGPLGPAVDPEWGTFAARLILQSKADVLPVYFHGQNSRLFQVVSQFSKTLRLALLAREVRKKVGEAVEVTVRPVCHFRDYAEINDAQTLTTTLRRAVDGKSTC
- a CDS encoding DUF1559 domain-containing protein, translating into MSHKSSRARGFTLIELLVVIAIIAILIALLLPAVQQAREAARRNACQNNLKQIGLALHNYHDVYDMLPIGVSVNSTGNRTDTEGHWAWGARILAQMDQQPLYDRLQVGQTTIADADRTAVQSILPGFRCPSDTGPQLNDERPFNDGTDFLLATSNYIGVMDEDDHNVATAGPGSDVELVVTNGRIDGMLVFGASVAFQNVADGTSNTIMVGERIFSFRDGTVAGAGVALGTPAVGNTTRIDQGEEYANSVIASNTLCQLNDPTCGSPYMGFSSPHSGGVQFVLADGSVHFISENIEQNPGQDATANGSAVFQRLLNRKDRQTVGAF
- a CDS encoding DUF1559 domain-containing protein, encoding MTDQLGTRRGFTLIELLVVIAIIAILIALLLPAVQQAREAARRSQCKNNLKQLGLALHNYHDANSAFPPGVTPNNAWLNNSTTNYNALQNASGVWAWGARILPFLDQQPLYEQLEMTVLPVSSSPLSALQTSLPVFLCPSDEMPKLNSANEINGDSHASSNYVANFEDTSTSRGYFEEQDEGNTTPRALFKKTQKKRPTSFDGVFGIGLSLNTGDISDGTSNTIALGERVWAYRDGYTPRKNGALIYASPSILEGTGYGWTGLTSVMNLATSCPLNPVEANCSSDDSFRRTYASSHAGGMQFVMADGSVHFISENIEFVSGVDGRNANSGVFQRLANRRDGNSIGAF
- a CDS encoding DUF1559 domain-containing protein; its protein translation is MVNNRRTIKDSGRRGFTLIELLVVIAIIAILIALLLPAVQQAREAARRSQCKNNLKQLGIALHNYHDANGMFPIGMVNPTSVPANHRNDPDVGFWSWGARLLPFLEQQALYERLNINNVHFLSRVADRDDIERGLDVFRCPSDEAPEVNSGRTFNTASGGGGTTISVATSNYVGNFDDTRQYANAEGAKLDTNGNQDGVLVYSVGIKVTDISDGSSNTIAIGERAWALKDGTIAEAGTIYGARSVLEGNNIIQTDSAGSSVFGLASRCGLNPTAATCSQDYDWTYHSAHAGGVHFAMADGSVQFIGENIDFSTSLDGRNANSGVFQRLANRRDGNTVGAF
- a CDS encoding DUF1559 domain-containing protein, producing the protein MRHDRVRGFTLIELLVVIAIIAILIALLLPAVQQARAAAQRSACQNNLKQIGLAMHNYSDTFGYLPTGASVWLYGANVNGSYTNTRGHWIWSCFILPYMDEAPLYDQFSPGRQSPEAAGALISTPMAEYRCPADEVDPIHPFQDFNNDVPAAYSSYVSSTSDILRQNTWGGSGIIGDREEFSGAFGIDVAYTLDMIKDGTSNTILVGERAFQVDTSYPNRAYGAFAYATRRLNGAQDSNGINLAFATLGYGGINGAGVGDFDTNETEARRAAGNGFSSKHAGGSQFVFGDGSVHFLSENISFTCCGSSGDARLANSGVLNRLVNRVDGMTVGKF
- a CDS encoding DUF1559 domain-containing protein translates to MQVHAGLRASRRGFTLIELLVVIAIIAILIALLLPAVQQAREAARRSQCQNNLKQIGLALHNYHEALSRFPMGASAHTNDPNAAINNNSSGDTESGSQGYWGWGSLILPYLDQGALFKTLQPGDRTFQQALSNNQNELQKALPAFRCPSTSADKLNTRRLKHSGILNYALAISNYRAMNDSNAFRSLPLEGSTNFDGLFGINTSLRLRDVTDGTSNTIAMAEAAWGPEVQVGLASWQKPAYGNAAGIALGFSNLGRTGTQCSTSTLYTHSGTQGAVLATGGRPINSIDSWDNNEQRRNCYPNTMGAIGSEHPGGAFVLMADGSVHFLGENIDFDADPTLGGTPSAPSSRNYGVLQRLCSRNDGQPIGKF
- a CDS encoding type 1 glutamine amidotransferase domain-containing protein gives rise to the protein MTQTASKKRVMIFAGADYEDLELWYPKLRLEEAGCDVVLAGAAAGEAFQGKHGYPCRTDACVDELSAADFDGLVCPGGWMPDKLRRHEKVLSLTRDFHEAGKLVAAICHGGWIPISADIYEGVRVTGSPGIKDDLVNAGAAWEDASVVVDRHFVSSRRPDDLPDFMKGIFEVIG
- a CDS encoding PDZ domain-containing protein, whose protein sequence is MVRSRVRSASCSWVVLLLVFGVSLVSSAAEPVEARHPLRPIERLLVELASPDFAVRVAAEQELVAHGEPAIEPLANVMDEKYPEVTARALAAMTEIAWAARDDDRWDIVDKVMTLLEDAGKTDDPLVAMMAQGRLDEQEPLDEKRMVAKVRELGAIVEMIEDKTPDANGNRQNAAQIQHVFLGHRWKGGEEGLRYIGRLAPFQTLYFTKNAKVSEQALLKLRQSRPQMTLQRRGPTKLGVSADPFAGVCRVGEVTPDSPADRAGIRSGDVITSFNGQEITTLQSLVLAIEDVIPGDKVDVMIQRGFTDVELDVTMRRWGE
- a CDS encoding Maf family protein, whose product is MSAEEEPSDGGRPGQIVLASSSPRRRELLELIVDASRIEVVPPPDAREQSLDHLRSVPEIVQGVCSIASQKARSVGEILGSRNDVAAIVAADTTVIVDDRDQARSLGKPDGSCWRDQVSEWFRRYYSGQTHSVVTGVCVIAAGRQFDFSVTTAVTMVDDLDRHLEWYLATEEPLGKAGGYAIQGAGATLVKRVDGSLTNVVGLPLRELNDLFGELGIDVG